The proteins below come from a single Chitinophaga pinensis DSM 2588 genomic window:
- a CDS encoding M57 family metalloprotease, with translation MKKKTQSIYVRQIHFLFFALSMFLFACSKDKIATEAKPAEDKLVSYLERLGFKKENIELKGDTYIIDGDVLITKAELAKRAANEDKTDGIAGTEHWRGTYIISNAYNSNVRLYIDAAVPTAWRTAIQGAVNNWNAVNGTRLGMSIVTSQANSDTRVFMGFESANWIARAYLPGSNSRPGVSVEINSNYNSLPASQKLFAITHELGHTIGFYHTNQNQGIFIPGTPSVDANSVMNSFVLNWNGFTAGDVLATQILYPQ, from the coding sequence ATGAAAAAGAAAACCCAGTCAATCTATGTGCGTCAAATTCATTTTCTTTTCTTCGCATTGTCAATGTTCCTCTTTGCATGTAGCAAAGACAAAATCGCAACAGAAGCTAAGCCAGCTGAAGACAAATTGGTAAGTTACCTGGAAAGGTTAGGTTTCAAAAAAGAGAACATCGAGCTGAAAGGTGACACCTACATCATCGATGGCGATGTGCTCATTACGAAAGCTGAACTGGCCAAACGTGCAGCTAACGAAGACAAAACAGACGGTATCGCAGGTACTGAACACTGGAGAGGTACTTACATTATCAGTAATGCCTACAACTCCAATGTGAGACTGTACATCGATGCGGCTGTACCTACTGCCTGGAGAACCGCTATCCAGGGGGCAGTAAACAACTGGAATGCCGTTAATGGTACCAGACTGGGTATGTCTATCGTGACTTCACAGGCTAACTCTGACACAAGAGTTTTCATGGGCTTTGAGTCTGCCAACTGGATCGCACGTGCTTATCTGCCAGGCTCCAACAGCCGTCCGGGTGTAAGCGTTGAGATCAACAGTAACTACAACAGTCTGCCTGCCAGTCAGAAACTGTTTGCCATCACTCATGAACTGGGGCACACGATCGGTTTCTATCACACTAACCAGAACCAGGGTATCTTCATTCCTGGTACGCCCAGTGTTGATGCTAATTCTGTAATGAACTCTTTTGTGTTGAACTGGAACGGCTTCACCGCTGGTGATGTTCTGGCAACACAGATCCTGTATCCACAGTAA
- a CDS encoding CheR family methyltransferase, which translates to MMDSLRHLKDEDVLVLLNDLLEQYGYDFTDYSFASVKRRLQRVYSADRFPSFAEFRYRVKSDPEYLIYLMEQITVNVTEMFRDPHFFEILRKQVLPVLATYPLIRIWHAGCSTGEEVYSMAILLDELNLLHKSVIYATDINESVLEKARKGIFPLQHMQQYSQNYLASGGQQEFSAYYAANYEYAKFTDRLREKIIFAAHNLVTDHSFNEFQLIICRNVLIYFNKELQDKVLHLFSDSLEQLGFMALGAKETLRFTTVAPLFKPFANKEKIWRKIST; encoded by the coding sequence ATGATGGATAGCCTACGCCATTTGAAGGATGAGGATGTTTTAGTACTGTTAAATGACTTGCTGGAGCAATATGGATATGACTTTACAGATTATTCATTCGCCTCAGTAAAACGCAGGTTGCAGCGTGTATATAGTGCAGACAGATTCCCCAGTTTTGCTGAGTTCCGCTACAGGGTGAAATCGGACCCCGAATATCTCATCTATCTCATGGAACAGATCACGGTCAATGTAACAGAAATGTTCAGGGACCCTCATTTCTTTGAGATCCTCCGTAAACAGGTATTACCGGTACTGGCCACCTATCCCCTGATCAGGATATGGCATGCTGGTTGTTCAACAGGAGAGGAGGTCTATTCCATGGCGATCCTGCTCGATGAACTGAACCTGCTGCATAAATCTGTTATTTATGCTACGGATATCAATGAAAGTGTGCTGGAGAAAGCCCGTAAAGGCATCTTCCCCCTGCAACATATGCAGCAGTATTCGCAGAACTACCTGGCTTCCGGCGGACAGCAGGAGTTTTCCGCTTACTATGCAGCCAATTATGAATATGCGAAGTTCACCGACAGGTTACGTGAGAAGATCATCTTTGCGGCACATAACCTCGTGACAGACCACTCCTTTAACGAGTTTCAGCTGATCATCTGCCGGAATGTACTGATCTATTTTAACAAGGAATTGCAGGATAAAGTATTACATCTCTTCAGCGACAGCCTGGAACAACTGGGATTCATGGCCTTGGGCGCTAAAGAAACGCTCCGCTTTACCACGGTAGCGCCATTATTCAAACCCTTTGCAAACAAAGAAAAGATCTGGAGAAAAATTTCGACATGA
- a CDS encoding chemotaxis protein CheB has protein sequence MTALPKLLVIGGSAGSLDVLLQLLPELEPQWPLAMIIVLHRKNDNDTLLTELLSVKTVLPVKDAEEKDILMPGCIYVAPSDYHLLIEPDGSLTLDASEKVHYSRPSIDVTFMSAAEVFAERLYCILLSGANMDGSEGLQAVHDLGGFTAVQDPANAEVAFMPRYAMNNVPVDKVLNIRELVAFVKDLC, from the coding sequence ATGACGGCTCTTCCCAAACTGCTGGTGATAGGCGGCTCTGCAGGCAGTCTCGACGTACTGTTGCAACTGTTGCCTGAGCTGGAACCCCAATGGCCACTGGCAATGATCATCGTATTACATCGTAAGAATGATAACGATACCCTGCTGACAGAACTGCTGTCAGTTAAAACGGTATTGCCTGTAAAAGATGCGGAAGAGAAAGATATATTGATGCCGGGATGTATCTATGTAGCGCCTTCGGATTATCATTTATTGATAGAACCTGATGGCTCACTTACGCTGGATGCCTCTGAAAAGGTACATTACAGCCGGCCGAGTATTGACGTTACTTTTATGTCGGCCGCAGAGGTATTTGCTGAACGCTTATATTGTATTCTTTTGTCCGGCGCTAATATGGACGGTTCCGAAGGATTACAGGCTGTTCATGACCTGGGAGGTTTTACCGCCGTACAGGATCCTGCCAACGCGGAAGTGGCTTTTATGCCTCGTTATGCGATGAATAATGTTCCTGTAGATAAAGTCTTAAATATCCGTGAACTGGTAGCCTTTGTAAAAGACCTCTGTTAA
- a CDS encoding response regulator, protein MILIVDDKPENILSLRKVLELHDFEVDTASSGEEALKKILRNNYALIILDVQMPSMDGFEVAETISGYSKAKDVPILFLSAVNKDKKFIAKGYASGGLDYITKPVDPDILLMKVKTFIRLYEQNRQLQVMHASLQQEVEVRKRAQAALNAKVQEQHSILESLPQVAFTARADGAVEYANRFWFHYSPSLGQFPVTYDQEQAPISVWEHAIKAGLPLEKEVYLHHRLHNHFRCHLLRAIPLEEDGQIVKWVGTFTDIAHQKQANEILEQRVIERTHELQEMNQALEASNHELQQFASVASHDLKEPLRKIQLFGTILRDRHIGTNPDAMQYMERIVSSSERMTRLINDLLRYSRLSADVSFEPVNINVIIKEILADLELSVRDACAEITANEFPVLEAVPGQIRQALQNIISNALKFSREGVAPCIRIHAERVVEKEFDSQPAEEGAYCRITISDNGIGFNELYLPKIFTLFQRLHSHEVYEGTGIGLAIAKKVVERHQGIIGASSKENEGATFIIVLPLEQRQMVS, encoded by the coding sequence ATGATATTAATTGTAGATGATAAACCGGAAAACATCTTATCCCTGCGAAAGGTCCTGGAATTGCATGATTTTGAAGTAGATACGGCGTCCTCCGGTGAAGAAGCATTGAAGAAGATACTAAGGAATAACTACGCGCTCATCATACTGGATGTACAGATGCCCAGTATGGACGGCTTTGAAGTTGCAGAAACCATTTCCGGCTATAGTAAAGCAAAGGATGTACCCATCCTTTTCCTGTCAGCAGTCAATAAAGACAAAAAATTTATTGCCAAAGGCTACGCCTCCGGCGGATTGGACTACATTACCAAACCCGTCGATCCGGATATCCTGCTGATGAAGGTGAAAACCTTTATTCGTTTATACGAGCAAAACAGGCAATTGCAGGTCATGCACGCCTCTCTCCAACAGGAAGTAGAGGTACGTAAACGTGCGCAGGCAGCTCTGAATGCCAAAGTACAGGAACAACATTCCATTCTTGAATCACTACCACAGGTCGCCTTTACGGCCCGGGCGGATGGTGCGGTAGAATATGCGAACCGTTTCTGGTTCCACTACTCTCCTTCCCTCGGACAATTCCCTGTCACATACGACCAGGAGCAGGCGCCCATCTCGGTATGGGAACATGCCATCAAAGCAGGCCTCCCGCTGGAGAAAGAAGTCTATCTCCATCACCGCCTGCATAACCATTTCCGTTGCCACCTTCTCAGGGCGATCCCCCTGGAAGAAGATGGCCAGATTGTGAAATGGGTAGGTACTTTCACCGATATCGCCCATCAGAAACAGGCCAACGAAATACTGGAGCAAAGGGTGATAGAACGTACACACGAACTACAGGAAATGAATCAGGCCCTGGAAGCCAGTAACCACGAGTTACAGCAGTTTGCTTCCGTCGCTTCTCATGACCTGAAAGAACCACTGCGTAAAATACAGTTATTCGGTACCATTCTGCGTGACCGTCATATCGGGACCAATCCCGATGCCATGCAATATATGGAGCGTATCGTCAGTTCTTCAGAACGCATGACAAGGCTGATCAACGACCTGCTGCGCTATTCCAGGCTTTCTGCCGATGTCTCTTTTGAACCGGTGAACATCAATGTAATTATCAAAGAAATACTGGCTGACCTGGAACTGTCTGTGCGGGATGCCTGTGCAGAGATCACCGCCAATGAGTTTCCGGTATTGGAAGCCGTACCAGGACAAATCAGACAGGCATTACAGAACATCATCAGCAATGCATTAAAGTTCAGTCGCGAGGGAGTAGCGCCCTGCATCCGGATCCATGCGGAACGTGTCGTGGAAAAGGAATTTGATAGTCAGCCTGCTGAAGAAGGGGCCTATTGCCGGATTACCATCAGCGATAATGGCATCGGGTTTAATGAGCTGTATCTGCCAAAAATCTTTACACTGTTCCAGCGACTGCATAGCCATGAAGTGTATGAGGGAACCGGTATCGGATTGGCCATCGCAAAGAAAGTGGTCGAAAGACATCAGGGGATTATTGGGGCCAGCAGTAAGGAAAATGAAGGGGCTACGTTTATCATCGTATTGCCATTGGAGCAAAGGCAGATGGTTAGTTAG
- a CDS encoding efflux RND transporter permease subunit: MFDTFIKRPVLSLVISLIIVLLGLLALFTLPVTQFPDIVPPSVTVTAKYTGANAEVCAKAVATPLERAINGVPGMTYMSSVSSNNGITLIQVFFNVGTDPDQAAVNVQNRVATIIDELPEEVIKAGVTTEKEVNSMLLYLNVMSEDSTLNEQFIYNFADINVLQELKRIDGVGFAEIMGAKEYAMRVWLKPDRMLAYNLSADEVISGIRKQNIEAAPGKTGESADNDPQVLQYVLRYTGKFFDPAQYENIILRANPDGSVLKLKDVADVTFGALSYGMVSKTDGKPSASIMLKQRPGSNAQEVIANVKTRMAELKVSTFPPGMSYNFNYDVSRFLDASIHEVLRTLIEAFILVFIVVYLFLQDFRSTLIPALAVPVALIGTLCFMQMLGFSINLLTLFALVLAIGIVVDNAIVVVEAVHVKMQETHLPPLEATLAAMREISGALVAITLVMSAVFVPVAFLSGPVGVFYRQFSLTLAIAIVISGINAVTLTPALCAIMLRHNHDAGKKKSLLQRFFDKFNFGYNKTERSYSKLVGYIAGRKMITFVLMIVFFIATWGASAILPGGFIPSEDQGMIYVNVTTPAGATVARTEAVLDQVQQIAARLPEGESVSTLAGFSLVNDVAGASYGMGMINLKPWEERKRSVKEIIAALEKETRNIGDASIEFFPPPTVPGFGNSSGFELRVLDRSGSGDLRQTADVTNKFIAELKKRKEIGSAFTSFDPDFPQYMIHVDQAMAAKKGVSVENAMSTLQTLLGSFYASNFIRFGQMYKVMVQASPRYRTKPEDVMHLYVKNDTGEMVPFSNFIRMERVYGPEQLTRYNMYTAAMINGDAAPGFSSGDAIKAIEEVAAKSLPRGFAFEWSGMTREQILSGNQAVYVFALCLLFVYLLLAAQYESFLLPLPVILSLPAGIFGAFITLKMAGLENNIYAQVALVMLIGLLGKNAILIVEFAILRTKQGLSVLEAAKEGAVSRLRPILMTSFAFIAGLIPLCIASGAGAMGNRSIGTAAAGGMLIGTVFGVLIIPGLYVLFASIGSKKKTRPQTPKHAVGALTVLLIAGLLTGCYTPSKVIFPDAPQAPQAFSNPVNDSNKVATADSSSIATISYKQFFTDSLLQQLLDTALRNNTDMLIATQRMETARAQLMAARRAWTPEVNAVVSAGVDRWGDYTLNGVGNYDTNLSPNIDDKQRIPGPTPDYFVGLRSSWEIDLWGKMRSRKKAAMLRFMSSEQGRQLISTQLISQVAGMYYQLMVLDYEQQVILRNIALQESALATVQIQQEAGRATLLAVQQFNAQLLNTRSMSLGLRQQTLELENQLNALLGRFPQSIKRDSALLTMPLPPFARTGVPAGMLALRPDIRQAALELEAAKADIHAAKASFLPSLNITPYLGLNSFNAGTLFNTPASVAYGVLGGLSAPLLNRQQLRSQYNITTAAGMTAFYDYRQRVINGYQEVISALGKIQNGQEAYTLKEAEVEMLKNGVSTANVLYATGYANYLEVITAQKSVLEAELALAGNKKELLLGTITLYRALGGGRQ; encoded by the coding sequence ATGTTCGATACTTTTATCAAACGACCAGTATTGTCGCTCGTGATCTCCCTGATCATCGTCCTGCTTGGATTGCTGGCGTTATTTACATTACCTGTTACACAATTCCCGGATATCGTTCCTCCATCCGTAACGGTGACCGCCAAATATACCGGCGCCAATGCCGAAGTATGCGCCAAAGCCGTTGCTACACCACTGGAACGCGCCATCAATGGTGTGCCGGGTATGACCTATATGTCTTCTGTTTCCAGTAATAACGGTATCACCCTTATACAGGTCTTCTTCAATGTAGGTACTGACCCCGATCAGGCGGCAGTAAACGTACAGAACCGCGTAGCGACCATCATCGATGAATTGCCGGAAGAAGTGATCAAGGCGGGTGTGACCACCGAAAAAGAGGTCAATAGTATGCTGCTCTACCTCAACGTAATGAGTGAAGACAGTACGCTCAACGAACAGTTCATCTACAACTTCGCTGATATCAACGTCTTACAGGAACTGAAAAGGATTGATGGTGTTGGTTTTGCGGAGATCATGGGTGCAAAGGAATATGCGATGCGCGTATGGCTTAAACCTGACCGTATGCTGGCCTATAATCTCTCCGCGGATGAAGTGATCAGTGGTATCCGTAAACAGAACATTGAAGCAGCGCCTGGTAAAACAGGTGAAAGTGCCGATAATGATCCACAAGTATTACAATACGTACTCCGCTATACCGGTAAATTCTTTGACCCTGCACAATACGAAAATATCATCCTCAGAGCAAATCCGGATGGTTCCGTATTAAAACTGAAAGATGTGGCGGACGTCACTTTCGGCGCCCTCAGCTACGGCATGGTATCTAAAACAGATGGTAAGCCCTCTGCCTCTATCATGCTGAAACAACGTCCCGGCTCCAACGCACAGGAAGTTATTGCCAATGTGAAAACACGGATGGCTGAATTAAAGGTCAGCACCTTCCCGCCGGGTATGAGCTATAACTTCAACTATGATGTATCCCGTTTCCTGGACGCTTCAATTCATGAAGTACTACGAACATTGATAGAGGCATTTATCCTGGTGTTTATCGTTGTATATCTCTTCCTGCAGGACTTCCGGTCTACACTGATCCCGGCGCTGGCTGTGCCTGTAGCACTGATCGGTACCCTGTGTTTTATGCAGATGCTGGGCTTCTCCATCAACCTGCTGACACTGTTCGCACTGGTGCTCGCCATCGGGATAGTCGTCGATAATGCCATCGTGGTGGTAGAAGCAGTGCACGTCAAGATGCAGGAAACCCATCTGCCACCATTGGAAGCTACGCTCGCCGCCATGAGAGAGATCAGTGGAGCACTGGTAGCAATCACGCTGGTCATGTCTGCTGTATTTGTACCTGTGGCATTCCTTTCTGGTCCGGTAGGTGTGTTCTACCGCCAGTTCTCGCTCACACTCGCTATTGCGATTGTGATATCAGGTATCAATGCCGTTACGCTGACACCCGCACTGTGTGCTATTATGCTGCGTCACAACCACGATGCGGGTAAGAAGAAAAGTTTGCTGCAACGCTTCTTTGATAAATTCAACTTCGGATATAATAAAACAGAACGCAGCTATTCAAAACTGGTCGGTTACATCGCCGGCAGAAAGATGATCACGTTTGTACTGATGATCGTCTTCTTTATAGCTACCTGGGGCGCAAGCGCTATTCTGCCGGGCGGTTTCATTCCTTCGGAAGACCAGGGTATGATCTACGTAAACGTAACCACACCTGCCGGCGCCACCGTGGCCCGTACAGAAGCAGTACTCGATCAGGTGCAACAAATCGCTGCACGTCTGCCGGAAGGAGAATCTGTGTCTACCCTGGCGGGATTCAGTCTGGTGAATGATGTTGCTGGTGCTTCTTACGGTATGGGTATGATCAACCTGAAGCCCTGGGAAGAGCGTAAACGCTCCGTGAAAGAGATCATTGCTGCACTGGAAAAAGAAACCAGGAATATAGGTGATGCCAGTATTGAATTCTTCCCGCCTCCCACGGTACCGGGTTTTGGTAACTCAAGTGGTTTCGAACTGCGTGTACTTGACCGTAGCGGTAGTGGCGATCTGAGACAAACGGCGGATGTGACCAATAAGTTTATCGCCGAACTGAAGAAACGTAAAGAAATCGGTAGTGCATTTACCAGCTTTGACCCCGATTTCCCGCAATATATGATTCATGTGGATCAGGCGATGGCCGCCAAGAAAGGCGTAAGTGTAGAAAATGCCATGTCCACCCTGCAAACCTTGCTGGGTAGTTTTTACGCCTCCAACTTCATCCGTTTCGGACAAATGTATAAAGTCATGGTACAAGCCTCTCCGCGTTATCGTACGAAACCGGAAGATGTGATGCACCTCTATGTAAAGAATGATACGGGGGAAATGGTGCCGTTCTCCAACTTTATCCGCATGGAAAGAGTGTACGGTCCGGAACAGCTGACCCGTTACAATATGTACACCGCGGCCATGATCAACGGTGACGCGGCACCGGGCTTTAGTAGTGGCGATGCCATCAAGGCGATTGAAGAAGTAGCCGCAAAATCACTTCCACGTGGCTTTGCCTTTGAATGGAGTGGTATGACAAGAGAACAGATCTTATCGGGTAATCAGGCGGTTTATGTCTTTGCCTTGTGTCTGTTATTCGTATACCTGTTGCTGGCTGCACAGTATGAAAGTTTCCTCTTACCGTTACCGGTGATACTTTCCCTGCCGGCAGGTATATTCGGCGCCTTTATCACCCTGAAAATGGCCGGACTGGAAAACAACATCTATGCACAGGTGGCATTAGTCATGCTGATCGGATTGTTGGGTAAGAATGCCATCCTGATCGTGGAGTTTGCCATCCTGCGTACCAAACAGGGACTCTCTGTGCTGGAAGCTGCCAAAGAAGGGGCCGTATCACGTCTGCGCCCGATCCTGATGACCTCCTTTGCATTCATTGCCGGTCTGATCCCTTTATGTATCGCAAGTGGTGCAGGTGCGATGGGCAACCGTTCTATCGGTACGGCTGCAGCGGGTGGTATGTTGATCGGAACGGTGTTCGGCGTACTGATCATCCCGGGCTTATATGTTTTATTCGCTTCTATTGGCAGTAAAAAGAAGACCAGGCCACAGACACCAAAACATGCGGTAGGCGCATTAACAGTGTTACTGATCGCAGGTCTGCTGACCGGTTGTTATACGCCATCCAAGGTGATCTTCCCTGATGCACCTCAGGCACCACAGGCGTTCAGCAATCCGGTGAACGACAGCAACAAAGTGGCGACCGCCGATAGCAGCAGTATCGCTACTATATCTTACAAGCAGTTCTTCACCGATTCCCTGCTGCAACAATTACTCGATACCGCCTTGCGTAATAATACCGACATGCTGATAGCGACACAGCGGATGGAAACGGCCCGTGCTCAGCTGATGGCAGCCCGTCGTGCCTGGACGCCGGAAGTAAATGCAGTAGTAAGTGCTGGTGTGGATCGCTGGGGAGATTACACACTGAACGGCGTAGGTAACTACGATACGAACCTCTCACCCAATATTGACGATAAACAAAGAATACCCGGACCTACACCTGATTACTTTGTAGGATTGCGTAGTTCCTGGGAAATAGACCTCTGGGGAAAAATGCGAAGCCGTAAAAAGGCGGCCATGCTGCGGTTCATGTCCAGCGAACAGGGACGCCAGCTGATAAGCACACAATTGATCTCGCAGGTGGCCGGCATGTACTATCAGCTCATGGTACTGGATTACGAGCAGCAGGTGATATTGCGGAATATTGCTTTACAGGAGTCTGCACTGGCGACAGTACAGATACAGCAGGAAGCAGGCCGGGCCACTTTACTCGCGGTACAACAATTCAATGCGCAATTGCTCAATACCCGCAGCATGTCACTGGGACTCCGGCAACAGACCCTGGAACTGGAGAATCAGCTCAATGCCCTGCTGGGCCGTTTCCCGCAAAGCATCAAACGCGATTCTGCACTGCTGACAATGCCACTACCACCGTTTGCCCGAACGGGTGTTCCGGCAGGTATGCTGGCACTCCGGCCAGACATCCGACAGGCGGCATTGGAACTGGAAGCCGCCAAAGCAGACATTCATGCGGCGAAAGCATCTTTCCTGCCATCACTGAATATCACGCCTTACCTGGGCCTGAATTCATTTAACGCGGGCACACTGTTCAACACGCCTGCTTCTGTAGCCTATGGAGTACTGGGTGGTTTATCAGCGCCATTGCTGAACAGACAACAACTGCGTTCGCAGTATAATATCACGACAGCTGCTGGTATGACTGCCTTTTATGACTACAGACAGCGGGTGATCAATGGCTACCAGGAAGTGATATCAGCATTGGGTAAGATACAGAACGGACAGGAAGCCTATACGCTGAAGGAAGCAGAGGTAGAAATGCTGAAGAACGGTGTTTCCACAGCTAATGTCCTATACGCCACAGGTTATGCTAATTACCTGGAGGTGATCACTGCACAAAAAAGTGTACTGGAAGCTGAACTCGCATTGGCCGGTAATAAAAAAGAATTATTGTTGGGGACCATCACCCTATATAGGGCGCTGGGCGGAGGAAGACAATAA
- a CDS encoding efflux RND transporter periplasmic adaptor subunit yields the protein MRTSRNIYILAISAALGGCITKGENVNNESTLNTYPVLQLSLCDTVLHKNYVADIEAVRNVEIRARVNGFLNKIYVDEGQHVQQGQLLFSLNDEEYRSELAKAKAALSSAIAEAKGAQLEVDRVQLLVEKKVIAKSELEVAKARLAAGNARIDEARSSEANAATRLSYTVIRAPFDGYIDRIPSKSGSLIGEGELLTSVSDIKEVYAYFNVSETEYLQHSRANKGKEHPIVHLVLADGSDYPYTGKVETIESEFEETTGSIAFRARFPNPQYLLKHGASGKVQLSNAMSDAMLLPQKAVFEMQDKNYVFILDKSNQVKMKNFVPGARLANCYIVQSGLNAGDKVVYEGVRNLRDGMKINPAAITLDSIKAL from the coding sequence ATGCGAACGTCCAGGAACATATATATATTAGCTATCAGCGCTGCCCTTGGTGGTTGTATCACTAAAGGTGAGAACGTGAACAATGAATCAACATTAAATACCTACCCGGTCCTACAACTGTCACTCTGTGATACCGTTCTTCACAAAAATTACGTGGCAGATATCGAAGCCGTACGTAATGTGGAAATACGTGCCCGTGTTAACGGCTTCCTGAACAAGATTTATGTGGACGAAGGGCAACATGTTCAACAGGGGCAGTTGCTCTTCTCCCTCAACGATGAGGAATATCGCTCCGAACTGGCAAAAGCCAAAGCAGCACTCAGCAGCGCCATCGCAGAAGCAAAAGGCGCACAGCTTGAAGTAGATCGTGTGCAGCTGCTGGTCGAGAAAAAGGTCATCGCTAAAAGTGAACTGGAAGTAGCCAAAGCAAGACTGGCTGCTGGCAATGCCCGCATCGATGAAGCCCGTTCCTCTGAAGCCAATGCAGCCACAAGATTGTCCTATACTGTTATCCGCGCTCCTTTTGACGGATATATAGACAGGATCCCATCAAAATCCGGTAGCCTGATCGGAGAAGGTGAACTACTGACCTCCGTTTCTGATATCAAAGAAGTATACGCTTATTTCAATGTTTCTGAAACAGAATACCTGCAACACAGTCGTGCGAACAAAGGAAAAGAACATCCTATAGTACACCTCGTACTGGCAGACGGTAGTGATTATCCCTACACCGGTAAGGTAGAAACAATTGAAAGCGAATTCGAAGAAACAACCGGCTCCATCGCTTTCAGAGCCAGATTCCCCAACCCACAGTACTTACTGAAACACGGCGCCAGCGGAAAGGTACAGCTGAGCAATGCTATGAGCGATGCCATGCTCCTGCCGCAAAAAGCCGTATTTGAAATGCAGGACAAAAACTATGTATTCATCCTGGATAAATCTAACCAGGTAAAAATGAAAAACTTCGTACCAGGCGCACGACTGGCCAACTGTTACATCGTACAGTCAGGTCTCAATGCAGGCGACAAAGTTGTCTACGAAGGCGTACGCAACCTGCGCGATGGTATGAAGATCAATCCTGCTGCCATCACACTCGACAGCATTAAAGCACTGTAA
- a CDS encoding SH3 domain-containing protein, protein MSLQDKYKELIDTARSSGTDNLQVNETDGVLHISGEAPSGAVKDNLWNIYGKIDPNFLTGDVVMDIKVATAVEGAKLEVVTQSSNLNVRKGPGTDQPIIGKAGHKEIVSLVSKHSDQWWLIRTKDGEEGYAHAQYLRPVE, encoded by the coding sequence ATGTCATTACAGGACAAATACAAAGAACTGATAGATACTGCCAGATCATCCGGCACTGACAATCTTCAGGTGAATGAAACGGATGGCGTACTGCATATCAGTGGCGAAGCGCCGAGTGGTGCAGTAAAGGACAATCTCTGGAATATTTATGGGAAGATTGATCCGAATTTTCTTACAGGTGATGTCGTAATGGATATCAAAGTAGCAACCGCGGTGGAAGGTGCGAAGCTGGAAGTCGTGACGCAATCGTCTAATCTGAATGTGCGGAAAGGCCCGGGAACGGATCAGCCGATTATCGGGAAAGCCGGGCATAAAGAGATTGTGTCATTGGTGAGTAAGCATAGTGATCAATGGTGGTTGATCAGAACGAAAGACGGCGAGGAAGGATATGCGCATGCGCAGTATCTGCGGCCGGTTGAGTAG
- a CDS encoding BON domain-containing protein — protein MRNKQLSIAFLCLALAFMVACKGKPSDTQIQAKVTEQLSGMPEVTADVKEGVVTLAGNVPDDAARTAVETKVAAVEGVKSITNNIMVTPPAPPAPVVDTTAAPVNAADDALRTGVTDITKDFPGVDVKVDAGVVTVTGELSAAKWKTLKQALDGLHPKKVDASGLKVK, from the coding sequence ATGAGAAACAAACAATTGAGCATTGCGTTCCTTTGCCTGGCACTGGCTTTCATGGTAGCTTGTAAAGGCAAACCTTCCGATACGCAGATCCAGGCTAAAGTAACTGAACAACTCAGTGGTATGCCTGAAGTTACGGCTGACGTAAAAGAAGGTGTTGTAACCCTGGCGGGTAATGTACCTGACGATGCAGCCAGAACTGCTGTAGAAACTAAAGTAGCGGCAGTAGAAGGTGTTAAAAGCATTACGAATAACATCATGGTTACTCCTCCTGCTCCACCGGCACCTGTTGTGGATACAACCGCTGCACCAGTAAATGCTGCTGATGACGCACTTCGTACAGGGGTAACTGATATCACCAAAGACTTCCCTGGCGTGGATGTAAAAGTAGACGCCGGCGTTGTGACGGTTACCGGTGAATTGTCTGCTGCCAAATGGAAAACGCTGAAACAGGCGCTTGATGGTCTGCATCCGAAGAAAGTAGATGCTTCTGGTCTGAAAGTAAAATAA
- a CDS encoding iron-sulfur cluster assembly protein, giving the protein MSENTMTLRDRIEEVLRTVYDPEIPVNILELGLVYEIRIGENNRIGITMTLTAPGCPVAGDIIREVDEKVRDIDGVSDVDVTLTFDPPWNKEMMSEEARLELGFM; this is encoded by the coding sequence ATGAGCGAAAATACAATGACCTTACGCGATAGGATTGAAGAGGTACTGCGCACAGTATATGACCCGGAAATTCCGGTGAATATATTAGAGCTGGGTCTTGTCTATGAAATCAGAATAGGCGAGAATAACCGCATCGGCATCACGATGACACTGACTGCTCCGGGTTGTCCTGTGGCAGGCGATATCATCCGTGAGGTAGACGAAAAAGTAAGAGATATAGACGGCGTATCCGATGTAGATGTAACACTCACTTTTGATCCACCATGGAACAAAGAAATGATGAGTGAAGAAGCCAGATTAGAACTGGGCTTCATGTAG